The following proteins are co-located in the Sporolactobacillus pectinivorans genome:
- a CDS encoding DsbA family protein, translating to MTLHDKFSYCEGAPGNTTCSIANRSEHHSPRVEILAFIDPLCPECWGLEPLMKKLFIEYHDYFTFRFLLTTKHDTTNRCQFNQAKKIAEEWNKYARLTGMCCDSDVWYENPPSPYAVALAIKAADFQGKTSGNRFLRRIREQIFLRKKGLNSFEELQEVARLAQLDINEFYNDFHSCRSVKALQCDRRLANEMSITELPSLVFSTPCNDDEAIKVSGQYDYGIYVQILTELLGKVPQPDPLPALADYFSKQIYLTTKEVSVVYEWSEDEALKELRKLQLKQIIEPIELRSGEFWRYIASK from the coding sequence ATGACACTTCACGATAAGTTTTCCTATTGTGAAGGGGCCCCCGGAAACACGACTTGTTCGATAGCCAATCGCTCGGAGCACCATTCTCCGCGTGTCGAAATTTTAGCATTCATTGATCCTCTGTGCCCGGAGTGCTGGGGGCTTGAGCCATTGATGAAAAAATTATTTATCGAATATCATGATTATTTCACTTTCAGATTTCTGCTGACAACCAAGCATGATACAACGAACCGCTGTCAGTTTAATCAGGCAAAGAAAATTGCGGAAGAATGGAATAAGTATGCCCGGTTGACCGGCATGTGCTGCGACAGCGATGTCTGGTATGAAAATCCTCCATCTCCTTACGCTGTTGCGCTGGCGATCAAAGCGGCGGATTTTCAAGGAAAAACATCAGGGAACCGGTTTCTGCGCAGAATCCGTGAACAGATTTTTTTAAGAAAAAAAGGCCTGAACAGCTTCGAAGAACTTCAGGAAGTAGCACGGCTTGCGCAACTGGATATTAATGAATTTTATAATGATTTTCATTCCTGTCGTTCCGTCAAGGCGCTTCAGTGTGACCGCCGTCTGGCCAATGAAATGTCGATCACTGAATTGCCATCCCTTGTTTTTTCTACACCGTGTAATGACGATGAGGCGATAAAAGTAAGCGGACAGTATGATTACGGAATCTATGTCCAGATTCTGACGGAATTGCTTGGCAAGGTACCTCAACCTGACCCTCTTCCGGCTCTTGCCGATTATTTCAGCAAGCAGATTTATCTGACAACCAAGGAAGTATCCGTTGTGTACGAATGGTCAGAAGATGAAGCGCTGAAAGAATTGCGCAAGCTGCAGCTTAAACAGATTATCGAGCCAATTGAGCTTAGAAGCGGAGAATTTTGGAGGTATATTGCATCAAAATGA
- a CDS encoding LysR family transcriptional regulator, with product MEWQQIEYFQKVAQLQHMTKAAEALSISQPALSRSIARLEEELGISLFERQGRNIILNQYGKLFLKHADRILKEVEMTKKEIKSLLDPEYGVVSLGFLHTLGVNIIPDILSGFQIHHPNTKIKLYQNNNISLLKQLEAGEIDLCLVHHPLEDSHIEWEKLWDEELFLMVPATHPLAQKESITLDEISSEPIISMKPGYELRKIADKLCRRVNITPNITFEGEEVTTLAGLVASGLGVALLPDQRDIDEDKVKKVHVKWPSCRRQIGLSWYSDRYLSPAVRRFMKFIFTRYKG from the coding sequence GTGGAATGGCAGCAGATCGAATACTTTCAGAAAGTTGCTCAGCTGCAGCACATGACTAAAGCCGCGGAAGCACTGTCGATTTCACAGCCTGCACTAAGCAGGTCGATCGCGCGTCTTGAAGAAGAACTGGGCATCAGTCTCTTTGAACGGCAGGGACGCAACATTATCCTTAATCAATATGGAAAACTTTTTCTGAAACACGCGGACCGTATTCTAAAAGAAGTTGAAATGACTAAAAAAGAAATCAAGTCTTTGCTTGACCCGGAATATGGCGTCGTGTCACTCGGTTTTCTTCATACACTGGGAGTCAATATCATTCCCGATATTCTGAGCGGCTTTCAAATCCACCATCCGAATACAAAAATCAAGCTCTACCAGAATAACAACATATCACTGCTCAAACAGCTTGAGGCAGGAGAAATTGATCTTTGCCTCGTCCATCACCCGCTCGAAGATTCGCATATCGAATGGGAGAAATTATGGGATGAGGAACTTTTCCTGATGGTTCCGGCCACTCATCCTCTTGCCCAAAAAGAATCAATCACGCTTGACGAGATATCGAGTGAACCGATCATCTCAATGAAACCCGGTTATGAATTGAGAAAGATTGCAGACAAACTTTGCCGAAGGGTCAATATCACTCCGAACATCACTTTTGAAGGTGAAGAAGTCACAACTCTTGCCGGTCTGGTTGCTTCCGGTCTCGGCGTAGCCCTTCTTCCCGACCAGAGGGATATAGATGAAGACAAGGTAAAAAAAGTCCACGTCAAGTGGCCGAGCTGCAGAAGGCAAATCGGGCTGTCGTGGTACAGCGACCGCTATCTCTCTCCGGCCGTCAGGCGATTCATGAAATTTATCTTTACCCGCTACAAAGGCTGA
- a CDS encoding MFS transporter: MDYLSPENKDFKKTLVALFLGSFIMYADLYSTQPVIAVIAAQFHVPPAAASLTLSAATGALAIGLLFVSFTSGMFNRKKIMMIALLSSALLTVAVGFIHYLPLLIAVRFVQGALLAGYPSIAMAYVNEEFDKRCLGYVIGIYVSGNSLGGLTGRLIVGTFSDVFSWNAAIGILGGLNLIMCILFVAMLPKSRHFDSKKASLKRTTVGFIENIESPPLILIYCLGFILMGGFVTVYNYIGIPLMEAPYNLSQTVVGFIFIIFLVGTFSSTWMGRLSDHTSRSGVITLCLLLMIGGLVTTMSAPLFLKIIGLALFTFGFFGGHSVASSWVGILANRREKAQSSSLYLLFYYVGSSVVGSVGGLFLQSFGWAGVVSAVSFICAIGVVLSFSVHRMVMVGEIHHHRHHQHGIAGQHI; the protein is encoded by the coding sequence ATGGATTATCTCTCACCAGAGAACAAGGACTTTAAAAAGACGTTGGTAGCCTTGTTTCTGGGTAGTTTTATCATGTATGCCGATCTGTACAGTACGCAGCCGGTGATTGCGGTGATAGCAGCCCAGTTTCATGTTCCTCCGGCGGCAGCGAGCCTGACGCTTTCGGCTGCCACAGGCGCTCTGGCTATTGGCTTATTATTTGTTTCTTTTACATCAGGTATGTTTAATCGAAAAAAAATTATGATGATCGCCTTGCTTTCATCAGCACTCCTTACGGTTGCTGTCGGCTTTATTCATTATTTGCCGCTGCTCATTGCCGTTCGTTTTGTACAGGGTGCACTGCTTGCCGGTTATCCGTCGATTGCCATGGCTTACGTCAATGAGGAATTTGACAAGCGCTGTCTCGGTTATGTGATCGGTATCTATGTCAGCGGGAACAGTTTGGGCGGACTGACAGGACGGTTGATTGTCGGAACTTTCAGCGACGTTTTTTCGTGGAATGCAGCTATCGGCATTCTTGGGGGGCTGAATCTGATTATGTGTATCCTTTTTGTTGCCATGCTTCCGAAATCGAGACATTTTGATTCGAAGAAAGCATCGCTAAAAAGGACAACGGTCGGGTTTATTGAAAATATTGAATCCCCGCCACTTATATTAATTTACTGCCTTGGTTTTATTTTAATGGGCGGTTTCGTGACGGTTTATAATTACATCGGCATTCCGCTGATGGAGGCACCTTACAATCTCAGCCAGACCGTAGTTGGTTTTATCTTTATCATCTTTCTTGTCGGAACATTCAGTTCAACATGGATGGGAAGGCTGTCCGACCACACCAGCCGTTCAGGTGTCATCACGTTGTGCCTGCTTCTAATGATCGGCGGGCTGGTCACCACAATGTCAGCCCCGCTTTTTCTGAAAATCATTGGTCTGGCACTCTTTACGTTTGGCTTTTTCGGCGGCCATTCCGTGGCCAGCAGCTGGGTAGGTATTCTTGCCAATCGGCGGGAAAAAGCCCAGTCTTCCTCACTTTATCTGCTTTTCTATTACGTCGGATCAAGTGTCGTCGGTTCTGTCGGCGGGCTGTTTCTTCAAAGCTTCGGATGGGCGGGCGTTGTTTCAGCGGTAAGTTTTATATGCGCCATTGGCGTGGTTCTCTCATTTTCTGTTCATAGAATGGTGATGGTGGGTGAGATTCATCATCACCGCCATCATCAGCATGGGATTGCCGGCCAGCATATTTAA
- a CDS encoding DUF3243 domain-containing protein, whose product MSNSWDQWKDFLADQMHRAENIGVSSETINNVATKIGGFLSKNMDPRNEQERLIADLWSVADQNEQKTIARLIMKLVENNGTQKQPELQK is encoded by the coding sequence ATGTCAAACAGTTGGGATCAATGGAAAGATTTTTTAGCTGATCAAATGCACAGAGCAGAAAATATAGGTGTAAGTTCTGAAACCATTAATAATGTTGCGACGAAAATCGGTGGATTTCTTTCTAAAAATATGGATCCAAGGAATGAGCAGGAAAGACTGATTGCTGACTTATGGAGTGTAGCCGATCAAAACGAGCAAAAAACAATCGCTCGTCTTATCATGAAACTTGTCGAAAATAATGGAACACAGAAACAGCCCGAACTACAAAAATAA
- a CDS encoding TerC family protein: MSFDFGVLLFILKIIFIDIILGGDNAVVIAMACRRLPERQRNRAIFIGTGLAVIVRIFLTAMVVSLLNIPFLLLAGGIFLVIIAIRLITNREERYKVKAGASLFAAVRTIVFADVVMGLDNMLAVAGASKGHIGYIAVGLVVSVPIIVWGSKLILIAMERMPFLIYGGGAVLLYTASEMIMGEPGLQRLFSVNTHLAHLFPPLLIVTVIVFSWIFNFFSSDRMFRKS; the protein is encoded by the coding sequence ATGTCCTTTGACTTCGGCGTTCTGCTTTTTATTCTAAAAATCATTTTCATCGACATTATTCTTGGTGGAGACAACGCCGTAGTGATTGCGATGGCATGCCGGAGATTGCCGGAGAGACAACGTAACAGAGCGATTTTTATTGGGACTGGACTCGCCGTGATTGTCCGGATTTTCCTGACAGCTATGGTTGTTTCTCTTCTTAACATCCCTTTTCTTCTGCTTGCGGGAGGAATTTTTCTCGTTATTATTGCTATTCGTCTCATTACAAACAGAGAAGAACGATATAAAGTCAAAGCCGGAGCGTCCCTGTTTGCCGCTGTCCGGACCATCGTCTTTGCCGATGTCGTGATGGGGCTGGACAATATGCTGGCAGTTGCCGGAGCATCCAAAGGGCATATTGGCTATATCGCTGTAGGACTGGTTGTTTCTGTACCAATCATCGTGTGGGGCAGCAAACTAATTCTTATAGCCATGGAGCGCATGCCATTTCTCATCTATGGCGGCGGGGCAGTACTCCTTTATACCGCTTCTGAAATGATTATGGGCGAACCTGGACTTCAACGGTTGTTTTCAGTTAACACCCATCTGGCACACCTTTTTCCACCGCTGCTTATTGTTACAGTTATTGTTTTTAGCTGGATTTTCAATTTTTTCTCCTCGGACCGGATGTTTCGAAAGTCCTGA
- the mecA gene encoding adaptor protein MecA has protein sequence MKIERINEYTLKFYISYLDIEDRGFDREEIWYNRDRSEELFWQMMDEAHSQESFSLEGPLWIQVQALEKGMEIVVTRAQVSKDGNNLQLPIASNKHLDIPVSKNSGRNDEEETQLDEGDNEQEDTDEKSEAEENDTSDKPRELTFIIEFDDFENLISLCHAVTLHDKLSTSLYAYRNKYYLIVYFSDDLPEDVEEDDLSKILEFGMDTALTEFVLQEYGKKLMDGNALQTLKKHFPLIS, from the coding sequence ATGAAAATAGAAAGAATAAATGAATATACATTGAAATTTTACATTAGCTATTTGGATATCGAGGATCGCGGGTTTGACCGTGAAGAGATTTGGTACAATCGTGACCGGAGCGAAGAACTTTTTTGGCAGATGATGGATGAGGCGCACAGCCAGGAATCTTTTTCTCTTGAAGGGCCGCTGTGGATTCAGGTCCAGGCGCTTGAGAAGGGAATGGAGATTGTCGTAACGAGAGCGCAAGTTTCAAAAGACGGAAATAATCTTCAGCTGCCGATAGCCTCAAATAAGCATCTGGACATACCGGTTTCAAAGAATTCCGGAAGAAACGATGAAGAAGAGACGCAGCTGGATGAAGGGGACAATGAGCAGGAAGATACAGATGAAAAATCAGAAGCTGAAGAGAATGACACAAGTGATAAACCGCGGGAACTGACTTTTATCATTGAGTTTGACGATTTTGAAAATCTGATTTCTTTGTGCCATGCTGTGACACTTCATGATAAGCTGAGTACTTCTCTGTATGCTTATCGCAATAAGTATTACCTGATCGTTTATTTTTCAGATGATCTTCCGGAAGATGTTGAGGAAGATGATTTAAGCAAAATTTTGGAATTTGGTATGGACACTGCGTTAACGGAATTTGTGCTTCAGGAATACGGCAAGAAATTAATGGATGGGAATGCGCTCCAAACTTTGAAAAAGCATTTTCCATTAATATCTTGA
- the spxA gene encoding transcriptional regulator SpxA, whose translation MVTLYTSPSCTSCRKAKAWLKAHDIPFKERNIFSEPLSIEEIKEILRMTEDGTDEIISTRSKAFQELNIKLDTMSIQDLFELIRDNPGLLRRPIMLDDKRLQVGYNDDEIRRFLPRKVRTFQLQEAQRLVN comes from the coding sequence ATGGTCACATTATATACATCTCCAAGCTGTACATCATGCAGGAAGGCAAAAGCATGGCTTAAAGCCCATGATATACCTTTCAAAGAAAGAAACATTTTTTCAGAACCGCTGTCCATCGAAGAAATCAAGGAAATTCTTCGAATGACTGAAGACGGTACCGATGAAATTATTTCAACTCGATCGAAAGCGTTTCAAGAATTGAATATAAAACTAGACACCATGTCTATTCAGGATCTTTTTGAGCTTATCAGGGATAATCCCGGGTTGTTGCGCCGACCGATCATGCTTGATGATAAGCGCCTTCAGGTAGGATATAACGATGACGAGATCCGTCGCTTCCTGCCAAGGAAAGTCAGGACTTTTCAGCTTCAGGAAGCTCAGCGTTTGGTAAACTGA
- the pepF gene encoding oligoendopeptidase F, which yields MIDNNTAALPKREEVPIEEKWDLEAIYPDNKAWEAAFQKVKDLIAEVEAFRGKLGESSDKLFKLLRKQDELTEILYKVYVFAHMKSDEDTANATYQALNDRAGSLATLTGSKLAFIVPEILAIEPARLDLFLEENEDLQRYRHALDEITRTRPHVLDAEKEALLAAAGDVTDASSTTFGMLNNADLKFPKIKDENGDEVEITHGRYGRFMESENRRVRKDTFEGIYATYGAFKNTLASTLSGQIKRDNFYAQARRYKTAREAALFSNNIPETVYDNLIATIHKNLPLMYRYVALRKKALKVDELHMYDLYAPLVPNAKIKVTYDEAKEMVLKGLAPLGEDYLDVIRDGFNKRWIDVRETQNKRSGGYSGGSYGTMPYILLNWQDNINSAFTLAHELGHSMHSYYSRTNQPYPYSDYSIFVAEVASTCNEALLNHYLLKSTDDKKKKLYLLNNQLEGFKATVFRQTMFAEFEHIIHEKARDGEALTAELLTNIYYDLNKTYFGPDITVDKQIGLEWARIPHFYYDYYVYQYATGYSAASALSGQILGEGAPAVERYKNYLKSGSSDYPIEVLKKAGVDMADPKSIQQAMDVFEKVLDETEGLMFD from the coding sequence ATGATAGATAATAACACAGCTGCACTCCCGAAAAGGGAGGAAGTACCCATTGAGGAAAAATGGGATCTTGAAGCCATTTACCCCGATAACAAAGCCTGGGAGGCAGCTTTTCAAAAAGTTAAGGACCTGATTGCGGAAGTTGAGGCATTTCGGGGCAAACTCGGAGAATCTTCCGATAAGCTATTTAAGTTGCTGAGAAAACAGGATGAATTAACTGAAATTTTGTATAAAGTGTATGTGTTTGCACATATGAAGTCGGACGAGGATACAGCTAATGCAACCTATCAGGCGCTTAATGACCGTGCCGGCAGCCTGGCAACTTTGACGGGAAGCAAGCTGGCATTCATTGTGCCGGAAATTCTCGCCATTGAACCGGCAAGGCTGGACCTTTTTCTTGAGGAGAATGAAGATCTTCAACGATACAGGCATGCTCTTGACGAAATCACGCGCACGCGTCCGCATGTCCTGGACGCAGAAAAGGAAGCGCTTCTGGCTGCGGCAGGTGATGTTACCGATGCATCATCGACGACCTTTGGCATGCTGAATAATGCCGATTTAAAATTTCCAAAGATCAAGGACGAAAATGGCGATGAAGTTGAAATCACACACGGCCGTTACGGGAGATTCATGGAAAGTGAAAATCGCCGGGTAAGGAAAGATACATTCGAGGGTATCTATGCAACTTATGGTGCATTTAAAAATACCCTGGCTTCGACACTTAGCGGGCAAATCAAGCGTGATAATTTTTATGCGCAGGCCAGACGTTATAAAACGGCGCGCGAAGCCGCATTGTTCAGCAACAATATCCCGGAAACGGTCTATGATAATCTGATTGCAACTATTCACAAGAATCTTCCGCTGATGTACCGCTATGTCGCTTTGAGGAAAAAGGCGCTGAAGGTTGATGAACTGCATATGTATGACCTTTATGCACCTCTTGTCCCGAATGCAAAAATTAAAGTCACATACGATGAAGCCAAAGAGATGGTTCTGAAGGGTCTGGCTCCGCTTGGAGAAGATTATCTGGATGTGATCAGGGACGGTTTTAACAAACGCTGGATCGACGTCCGGGAAACGCAGAACAAGCGAAGCGGGGGATACTCTGGCGGCAGTTACGGAACGATGCCCTATATTCTGCTGAACTGGCAGGATAATATTAACAGTGCGTTCACACTGGCTCATGAACTGGGACATTCAATGCACAGTTATTACTCGCGTACGAATCAGCCTTACCCATACTCGGACTATTCAATTTTTGTGGCAGAAGTTGCTTCGACCTGCAATGAAGCATTGCTTAATCATTATCTTCTGAAGAGCACAGATGATAAAAAGAAGAAACTTTATCTGTTGAATAACCAGTTGGAAGGATTCAAGGCTACCGTATTCCGGCAGACGATGTTTGCGGAGTTCGAACATATCATACATGAAAAAGCGCGCGATGGAGAAGCGTTAACCGCGGAACTTCTCACTAATATATATTATGATCTCAATAAAACTTATTTTGGTCCTGATATTACTGTGGATAAGCAGATCGGGTTGGAATGGGCAAGAATACCCCACTTCTATTACGACTATTATGTCTATCAATATGCGACCGGATACAGCGCTGCTTCGGCGTTGTCCGGACAAATTCTTGGGGAAGGGGCACCGGCCGTAGAACGGTACAAGAATTATCTGAAATCAGGAAGCTCAGATTATCCGATAGAGGTACTTAAGAAAGCCGGCGTCGATATGGCGGATCCAAAGTCCATTCAGCAGGCAATGGATGTTTTTGAAAAAGTGCTTGATGAAACGGAAGGGCTCATGTTTGATTAA
- a CDS encoding competence protein CoiA, with protein MLVAELNDGRRISLVSSQYSRNELGKLREREKFYCPVCRSPVLLKIGEKKRWHFSHHPLYHCLVDAETETEAHLAGKETLFRWAKMNGLSAELEHYLPEIHQRPDLLLRGIQPVALEFQCSSISESAVEKRTYGYLHSGVFPVWILGGHRLKRAGPFLKLSGFEPLTIRYSNNCPTIFHPYASSYFVSYYHPIEEKFSLVGNLHPVSKTLFIAGEMNLAIARTRPYQLSSPAFFYRHDSFKQTWLHAKKKKRLNSPFRTSSEEYWVRVQVYHLKKNFSFFPSYVGLPNENFIHFEVSPFLWQMWICLVLNTASRDSWFSPERFISEAVERGGEMIFARRQLPLCPQRTSGSIIAIYLNQLVNLGFVERSREFYRLKKNDRGDVSMRLLLAEDLRLLNQLERLDNPNPAT; from the coding sequence ATGCTTGTCGCTGAATTAAATGACGGGCGAAGGATTTCGCTCGTCTCATCGCAATATTCTCGGAATGAATTGGGCAAACTTCGGGAAAGGGAAAAGTTTTACTGTCCTGTCTGCCGTTCACCTGTCTTGCTGAAAATCGGTGAGAAAAAGAGATGGCATTTTTCACATCATCCGCTGTATCATTGCCTGGTCGATGCAGAAACGGAAACAGAAGCGCATCTGGCCGGTAAAGAAACACTGTTTCGGTGGGCAAAGATGAACGGCTTGTCTGCTGAACTGGAACATTATCTTCCGGAGATCCACCAGAGGCCGGATCTGTTGCTCCGAGGCATACAGCCCGTGGCACTTGAATTCCAGTGTAGCTCCATATCTGAAAGTGCCGTGGAAAAACGCACATATGGTTATCTGCACTCAGGCGTTTTTCCGGTATGGATCCTAGGAGGTCATCGTCTGAAAAGGGCAGGCCCCTTTCTCAAGCTCTCAGGATTTGAACCACTCACCATACGCTATTCAAATAACTGCCCCACGATTTTCCATCCTTATGCTTCCTCATATTTTGTCAGCTACTATCATCCGATCGAGGAAAAGTTTTCACTTGTCGGGAACCTCCACCCTGTCTCAAAAACATTATTTATTGCCGGGGAAATGAATTTAGCGATTGCTCGAACGAGGCCTTATCAACTCAGCTCTCCTGCTTTTTTTTACAGGCATGACTCGTTCAAACAGACGTGGCTGCACGCCAAAAAGAAGAAACGCTTAAATTCGCCGTTTCGAACAAGCAGTGAGGAGTACTGGGTACGCGTACAGGTTTATCATTTGAAAAAAAATTTCTCGTTTTTTCCTTCGTATGTTGGCCTGCCGAACGAAAACTTTATTCATTTTGAAGTTTCTCCGTTTCTGTGGCAAATGTGGATTTGTTTAGTGTTAAATACCGCTTCTAGGGATTCATGGTTTTCGCCGGAACGGTTTATTTCTGAGGCTGTGGAAAGGGGAGGAGAAATGATATTTGCCAGGCGTCAGTTACCGCTCTGTCCACAACGAACGTCAGGCAGCATTATTGCCATCTATCTGAACCAACTTGTAAACCTGGGCTTTGTTGAAAGGTCGAGGGAGTTTTACAGATTAAAGAAAAATGATCGGGGTGATGTTTCGATGCGGTTGCTTCTGGCTGAAGATCTGAGGCTATTGAATCAGCTTGAACGATTGGACAATCCTAATCCTGCAACGTAA
- a CDS encoding YitT family protein, with protein MMHTLSVKELVKKLAISLCAAFLCAMSMNLFLIPAHVYAAGINGAAQLLSNVLHDWLNFNIPIGLLVLLLNLPIVWLGWFKVGKGFTFFSFVTVFLTSLFLSVLPVYPLSSDIILNSIFGGLISAVGVGIALKYGISTGGLDIIAIYLTRRNRNASSGKYFLILNGIIIILAGAIYEWQFALYTLISRFVNSYVIDMIHTKYQKLTVITITKEKDKMIAAIQDEFDRGMTIIPSYGGFTGTKRYSIMMVISHYELYQMEQLIKRVDPNAFTDILETNKIIGLYHTEEQQKEIQKMKHGESMKNQHLTLSKEDFDHFQQLFKAQAEKKVTDHSPFPNE; from the coding sequence TTGATGCATACACTATCTGTAAAAGAATTAGTAAAAAAACTGGCAATTTCATTGTGCGCGGCTTTTTTGTGTGCTATGAGTATGAATCTTTTTCTAATACCGGCACATGTCTATGCGGCGGGGATTAACGGCGCGGCACAACTGTTGTCCAACGTTCTGCATGACTGGCTTAATTTTAACATTCCGATCGGTCTGCTTGTTCTTCTTTTGAATTTGCCGATTGTCTGGCTCGGATGGTTTAAAGTGGGAAAGGGTTTTACTTTCTTCAGCTTTGTGACTGTTTTCTTGACATCACTGTTTCTGTCCGTGCTCCCTGTTTACCCTCTTTCCTCAGATATTATTTTAAATTCAATTTTTGGTGGGCTGATCTCTGCCGTCGGTGTCGGCATTGCCCTGAAGTATGGTATTTCAACGGGCGGACTGGATATCATTGCAATCTATCTGACAAGGCGGAACAGAAATGCTTCATCGGGAAAATATTTTCTGATTCTGAACGGCATTATTATTATTCTCGCCGGGGCGATCTACGAGTGGCAGTTTGCGCTTTATACGCTGATTTCAAGATTTGTCAACAGTTACGTGATTGATATGATCCATACCAAATATCAAAAGCTGACGGTCATAACGATTACAAAAGAAAAGGACAAAATGATTGCCGCTATTCAGGATGAGTTCGACCGCGGCATGACAATCATTCCGTCATACGGCGGTTTCACCGGGACCAAACGGTACTCAATTATGATGGTCATCAGCCATTATGAACTGTATCAAATGGAGCAACTGATTAAGCGCGTCGATCCTAATGCTTTTACTGATATTTTGGAAACCAACAAAATCATTGGACTTTATCATACAGAGGAACAGCAGAAAGAGATCCAGAAAATGAAGCATGGGGAGTCCATGAAGAACCAGCACCTTACGCTGAGTAAAGAAGATTTTGACCATTTCCAGCAGCTTTTTAAAGCCCAGGCCGAAAAAAAAGTTACCGACCACTCCCCATTTCCAAATGAATAA